In Vitis riparia cultivar Riparia Gloire de Montpellier isolate 1030 unplaced genomic scaffold, EGFV_Vit.rip_1.0 scaffold470_pilon_pilon, whole genome shotgun sequence, the following proteins share a genomic window:
- the LOC117909929 gene encoding zinc finger CCCH domain-containing protein 43-like translates to MHPPPAFVINNTATDANVYGHHQQQQQSLIEDFPERPGQPECSYFLKTGDCKFRAACKYHHPKNRIPKSPPCTLSDKGLPLRPDQNICTHYNRYGICKFGPACKFDHPVNYGNSASAPSAESGQDQPPPFGGSVTADGVRPGSGNGNEILIQQPV, encoded by the exons ATGCATCCCCCTCCAGCATTTGTTATAAACAATACAGCAACGGATGCCAATGTATATGGTCATCATCAACAGCAACAGCAATCGCTTATTGAAGACTTTCCAGAACGGCCTGGTCAACCTGAATGCTCTTACTTCTTAAAGACTGGGGACTGCAAATTTAGGGCTGCATGCAAATATCACCATCCAAAGAATCGAATTCCAAAGTCACCTCCATGCACCCTCAGCGACAAGGGTCTGCCATTAAGACCA GATCAGAATATCTGCACCCACTACAACCGCTATGGCATTTGCAAGTTCGGACCTGCCTGTAAATTTGACCATCCAGTAAATTATGGCAACTCGGCCTCGGCCCCTTCAGCTGAGTCTGGCCAAGACCAGCCCCCACCTTTTGGGGGCTCTGTCACTGCTGATGGGGTCAGACCTGGCAGTGGGAACGGAAACGAGATTCTAATCCAGCAGCCTGTCTAA